The Bacteroidota bacterium DNA segment GCTTACAATGTAGCGATTATTCAGAAAAAGAAATTGATCGACACGGGTTTTCTTTGCGAAATCAGGTTTAGTGATAAATCCCATAACATTCAACTCCAAATAATAAGGAGAATCGGTGTTACTTATAGCGGGAAGAATAGCATCGTGAACTTTATTGCCGAAGATATCCCGGATTCGTTCTTCAATTTTATTTGATTGAAGATTGAACACAGTCTCCTCGCCGCTGATGAATTTAAATTGTATGTAGGGATGCGACAGAGCTATTCGGACAACAACATCGAAGATGTTTTTAAACTCGACGCTGTTGTTTTTTAAAAATTCTCTACGAGCGGGTGTGTTAAAAAAAAGATTTCTTACAGTTACTGATGTTCCCCGTTCCATTGCTTCTTTTGAATTTTCTTTTATTTCGATACCTTCGATCCGTATTTTTGTGGCAACGTCGTCGTCATCGGTTCTGGTAATCAATTCAACTTGCGACATCGCTGCAATGGAAGCTAATGCCTCGCCGCGAAACCCAAGCGTGCGGATGTTTTCTAAATCCTCGAGTGTTGAAATCTTACTGGTCGAGTGTCTGTAAAAAGCCACCGATGCATCTGCTTCACTCATACCGCAGCCGTCATCAATAATTTGAATTAAGCTTTTGCCCCCTTCTTTTATTATAACAGTTATTTTAGAAGCGCCGGCATCAATCGAATTTTCGAGAAGTTCTTTAACAACAGATGCAGGGCGTTGAACGACCTCGCCTGCTGCAATTTTGCTTGCAAGATTTTCAGATAATATGTTAATTTTGTTTGGCATTTTTCAAATATTTTCGGTTTTCTCAAACAAAGCATTCACGAAGGCATTCTTATCGAAGGGCTGCAAATCTTCAATCGTTTCGCCGACCCCAATAAATTTTACTGGAATGTCAAGCTCTTGACTAACCGCAATTACAACTCCGCCTTTCGCTGTTCCATCCAATTTTGTTAGTACAAGTCCTGTTATACCGACGGCGGCAGTAAATTGTTTTGCTTGTTGAATTGCATTCTGTCCGGTTGTCGCATCCAAAACAAGGTAAACTTCATGCGGAGCTTCGGGCATTAATTTTTGTAACACGCGCTTTATTTTCTTCAATTCTTCCATCAAGTTGATTTTGGTATGAAGACGACCTGCGGTATCTATAATCATAACATCTACATTGTTTGCAATTCCCGATTTTAACGAATCGTAGGCAACGGCAGCCGGATCGGCTCCATGAACTTGTTGAATAATATCAACGCCGGCACGTTTTGCCCAAATTTCAAGCTGCTCGTTCGCCGCCGCCCGAAAAGTATCCGCCGCCGCAATTAAAACTTTTTTACCCGCCGTTTTGTAGTTGTAAGCTAACTTTCCGATAGTTGTTGTTTTGCCTACACCGTTTACTCCCACAATCATAATTACATGCGGTTTTTGAGTGTGTGAAATAACGAATGGCGTCTCGTTGCTTCCGTTCCCGTTCAAAAGCATGTTTTGAATTTCTTCACGCAGTAATCTGTCTAATTCAGTCGAATTTTCGTACCGTTCCTGCTTCACTCTCGCTTTTATGTTATTAATGATTTTATGTGTCGTGGAAATTCCTACATCACCTAATAGCAATATCTCCTCTAAATTATCTAACAGTTCATCATCAATTTTACTTTTACTTGTGATGAGTTTTTGAACTTTTGCTATTATATTTTCACGTGTCTTGGTGAGACCTTCTTTGAGACGACTAA contains these protein-coding regions:
- the ftsY gene encoding signal recognition particle-docking protein FtsY, which gives rise to MGFFDKFKFSRLKEGLTKTRENIIAKVQKLITSKSKIDDELLDNLEEILLLGDVGISTTHKIINNIKARVKQERYENSTELDRLLREEIQNMLLNGNGSNETPFVISHTQKPHVIMIVGVNGVGKTTTIGKLAYNYKTAGKKVLIAAADTFRAAANEQLEIWAKRAGVDIIQQVHGADPAAVAYDSLKSGIANNVDVMIIDTAGRLHTKINLMEELKKIKRVLQKLMPEAPHEVYLVLDATTGQNAIQQAKQFTAAVGITGLVLTKLDGTAKGGVVIAVSQELDIPVKFIGVGETIEDLQPFDKNAFVNALFEKTENI